A stretch of DNA from Vulcanisaeta thermophila:
GGGTTTCCCACGTTCACGTTGCCTTGGGCAGGGTGGAGATCATAGACATGGTGAAACGTCTTAGTAAATCCCTTGGAGTAACCATGTCCGTTGATGGGGGATCACCACTGGCTAAGAAGGGGCTTGACGTGATCAGTGAGGTCATGAGCGGTGTTGATGTGTGGTTCATGAATAGCTTCGAGGCCAGGGAACTGGGTAAAAGCGATAATGTGGTGAGGGCTGCCCATAACATACTCAATAGGGTAATGGTCAAGGAGTTGGTGGTGACCCTGGGGCCCAGGGGGGCCATGCTCTTCAGGGATGGCGAGATAAAGTACTCGGACGCCTTTAAGGTGGTTCCCGTGGACACCACGGGCGCTGGCGACGTGTTCGCCGCCTCGTACATAGTGGCCAGGCTCCTCGGCCTGGACCCCATGGATAGGCTTGTGTTCTCAAACGCGGCAGCCTCCCTGAAGGTTTCAAGGAGGGGTGCCAGGTCAGCACCCACCCTAAGGGAGGTCCTGGACTTCCTAAGCTCCATGGGCTACACGAAGCTTGTTGATGATATAGTAACTAGACTACCCAGTGACGTGACTTAGTTAGTATTGCAATCATTAATGAAAAGTTTATAAATATTGAGAGAAGAGAATGTGTGGGTTAAGGGGGTTGTTGTGGCTAGGGTTAATGTTAAGAACGTAAAGGTGGAAACCAAGTACTGCAATGGCACATGGTGCAACTTCCAATACTTTAGATGTGCAAAGAGGGCCCTTAAGTTCGTTAGGCAGGGGAGTAGGGTTGTGACGCAGTGCACACTGTTCGGGGGTGAGTGCATTGGTTATAAGTGCCAGTACGCTGTTTGCGAGGCCCACGTAATGGCGCCTGACGGTAGGTGCCTACTGGATTTGAGGAATATGGAGGTTAAGGAGAGGGACATAGCGGAGGAGGCTAAGAAGCTCGAGGGTGAGGCCTCGGTCATTAATAAGCACCTCAAGAAACTGGGCATGAAGGACTACCTCTAGTGGTTATGGGGTTAAAACTGGTGATCCTAACAGCCGGGCTTGGCGAGAGGCTTAGACCACTAACATACCTCGTACCAAAGCCATACCTACCCCTGAGGGATGGCTTGATAATAGAGAGGATACTTAAATGGGCCACGGAGGAGTTGTCCTTCGACGATGTCATAGTAGTCCTGGCATACATGGCTGATAAGGTGCTAACCATGCTGGGCGACTCCCTGGGTAACGTGAGGACTGTCGTATCAGACCAACTACTGGGCACCGCTGGGCAGTTATGGTACGTGAGGGACTACGTGAGTGAGGATGATAATGTGGTCGTGATCAATGGTGATGTAATCACTAATACGCCCCTCGCCAAGGCCTATGATTACCATAGGCAACACAATGCGGACCTCACAATAATCGCGTCCCATCTATCAATACCCATTAAGTACGGGGTTCTTGAATACGAGGGTGATGGTAGGTTTAGGGACTGGGTTGAGAAGCCCATTATCAAGTTAGCGGTTGTGACTGGTATTTACATAATGAGGGGCTCATTAATCAGGATGCTAAGGAGGGAGAGGCTGGATATGAATAATTACATCAAGAACCTGAACAACCAGGGATTTAGGATTTACGTACTTGTTGGTGATAATGAGTACATCGACCTGGGCACACCCCAGGACTACCTGAACTACGTCCTAACCCACTAACACGCACCATTTCGGAACCAAATCAACATAACATATTTAAATTACAAAATAACTAAGTCAGCAATCATGTCAAGAGGTGTTTGCCCCGGCCTAGAGAGGACACCCACCGGTTACTTATGTACGTACTCCCAAAAACAAGTGAACCCCTACGCGTGGTATTGCCTTGGGGATTATTACGAATGCCCCATTTACATACAGTACATGAAGACCAGGGGAGTTCAGGCAAAGCCCGAAACTAAACCCACACAGACAGTGCAATCCCTGCAGCAGGTCCAGGCACAAACCACGCAGGCCCGGGCGGTGGTTACCACGGTTAAGGTTGAGACCCCACCAGCCGTGGATACCGAGGATGAGTTGATAAGGAATAGCGAGAATATACTGGGTAAGTTTGAGGGCAGTGCCAAGGCCCTTGATAATAAGTGGAGGGATTATGAAAACTCAGTACAGAGCACCAAGCAAAGTTGGGAGGTTGATAAGATGAGACTCATGAGGTACATCTCAATACTCACCAGGATAAGTGAGAAATATAGCGAGGATTTGAAGGAGATCGAGATTAGGAGGAGTATGGGACTTATTAATGAGGATACCTATAATAAGCTGAGGGAGTCTGTTCAGAAGAAGCTGGATAAGATTAATAATAAATTAAAGGAGTTAAACACGAGGTATCAGGAGATTGATAATCAAATAAATCAACATTACAGGAGGTTACTAATGACCACGGTAACCCCAGAAACCAGCAAGTTGAAGTTGTCATTGGCTAAGTTGGAGGAGATGTATAGGGAGGGTAGGATAAGTAAGGAGGTTTATGAGAAATTGAAAGCGGAAATCCAGGGGGTGATTGGGCAATGAGTGATGAGATGATTAAGATATACGAGGAATTATCAAAACAAATAAACCAGCTATATAATGAGTACTCGGAAGAAATTAAAAGGCTGAATGCCATGTGGAATGATTATAAAAACGCTGTCAATAATATCAAGAAAAGATGGGACCTGGACAACGTACAATTACTACTTAAAATCAACGAGTTAAGGGCAAGCATAGACTCAATACGTGATGAATTGGAGACCCTTAAGGTTAAGAAGGAGCTTGGTCTTGTGGATGATGAGGGCTACTCAAGGGTGTTTGCGGAATTGACGGAAACCCTAACGAAACTCAATAACATGTATGAGGACGCCAAGTCAAAGATTGATGATGTGAATAGGGGGATTAGGGAGCATTGGTTTAGGTCGATGGACGTGACCACACTAACCATAGAACAAATCGATGCAAGGATTAAGGAGTTGGAGGAGGGCAAGTCCAGGGGCGAATTGAGTGAGGAGGTTTATGAGAGGGTGAGGGCTGATTTGGAATTGATAAAGAGGGTGGTCCAGGCACTCTCCATAATTAGGTCCGAAACCTCCAAGGGCCAGTGAGCCAGGAAGGTTTAAAAGGCATTGCATTAATCCCAGGGTCGTGTGCACCATTGGCGGTGTGCTGATATTTGGGAGATTAAACGAAGAGAGGGCTAGGCTCATAGATGAGAAGTTGAGGAGGATTATAATTAAGGGTGAGGAGAGGGGACGTGATAGTTTCGGCGTGGTGCTGTTGAACAGCAATGGTGAGTTCAGGACGTATAAATTTAGGGAGAGCCCCACGGAAGCCCTTGGTAAAGTCGGTAGGTTAGTGACTGAGGATGTGGTGGCGGCCATATTTAATAATAGGGCAGAGCCCACCACGGAGTACGTCATGAAGAAGGGACCTGATGATATACAACCAATGATGGGTGAGTACATAGCGGTGGCTCACAATGGAACCATAGCTAATGATAGGGATTTGGAATTGAAGTATGAATTAAAGCGTAGGTCTAGAATAGACACGGCGATCCTACCACCCCTCCTGGAGAAGCTATGGGATGGATCCCTAGAGGGGTTGAGGGACATACTCGTAAACACCATAGTGGGTAGCTACGCATTGGCAATAATCGACAGGAGGAGGCCAGGCAGGGTTTGGCTGGCAACGAACTTTAAACCCCTCTATGTCCAGTGGGATTATAGGTTAAACGCCATGTTCTTTGCGAGCCTTGATGACTACATACCGGACACCAATGGGGCTATTTGGGATGTAATGCCCACCAAGAGGGTGGAGCCATACACAGCCCTTGAGGTTGGGGTTGACGGGACCTGGAGGACCACGGAGCTTAGGCAAAAAACTGAGGGACGGGGTAAGGGTAAGGTCCTCGTGGTGGCCAGCGGCGGGCTTGACTCAACCACGGCAGCCACTTACCTACTTAAGGAGGGTTACGAGGTAACCCTGCTGCATTTTAACTATGGCCACAGGGCGGAGACCCAGGAGGATAGGGCCATTAAGAGGATTGCGGAGTTCCTCGGCGTCCCGCTCATTGAGGTGAACATGGACTTCTTTAAGATAGTGAGACACTCACCACTGCTTGGTGATGGGGAGATAAACAGGGTTAATGAGGGAATGGCGGGCGCGGAGTTCGCCCATGAGTGGGTCCCCGCGAGGAATTTCGTTTTCATAGCCCTGGCCACAGCCTTGGCCGAGGCCTACGGGTATGACTACGTAGCCACAGGGATAAACCTAGAGGAGGCAGGTGCCTACCCCGACAATGAGATGGAGTTCATTAGGTTATTGAACCAGGTAATGCCATACGCAGTGGGGCCTAATAAGCATGTTAGGTTATTAATGCCCGTGGGGCACTTGGTAAAGCATGAAATAGTCAAGCTGGGCCTTGAGGTCGGTGCGCCTTTGCACCTGACCTGGAGTTGTTATGATAATGGGGAGAGGCACTGTGGTAGGTGTGGCCCCTGTTACATGCGCAGGTGGGCGTTTAAGATTAATGGTGTTAGGGATCCCGTGGAGTACGACTTACCGCCTGAGGTTGAGGAGGAGTTCTGGCGTGGGACCAAGCCCTTCGTAATCCCAAGGAGGCCCCGTGAAGAACCCTAACCACTACCTTCAATGATGCTTTGAAGCCTCGTTAGCGAGTGCTGGTAATCAAGAGTCATTACCAGGAAGTCCGTATTACCGTACCTCGTCAGTAAACCATGCCTCACTAAATCATCTATCGACTCCTTAACACCCTTACCCCTGAGTATTGAGTATATGGCCACAATCCTTTTGCCCTGGGATGAAACGTTGGTGTTCATCAGCTCCTTGTAAATCTCCGAAACCCTCTCCACAAGGCTCACTAAATCCTCGAGGTCCATATCCACCACTAACTTACTACCTCTTAACTCAGCCCTCCTACCCATCAACTGGAGTAGGTCCACCACCAGATCGAGAGGTATTGCCGCGCTTAATCTAGCCCTATTAAGTATTATTGATACGTCAAAGGCGCGGATGGCCCCCCTGGACTTCGCCATCTTTACATCCTTGTAAACCCTCATTAACTCATCGTACAGCAGTGATAATTCCGCGGCATCACCCTCTATGGACACCCTAACCTTAATATTACCACTAGCCTTTTGGTACTTAATCATTAATGATTTACCCTTAATCCTCTTACTAACCATGTCTATGAATAGCATGGCCTCGTCCATGCTTAGAAACGTAAATACAGCATCTCTCCTCATTACCCATTGACTGAGTATTGACGCATTTTTATTCCCTTATGCCCCGTGGATTATGAGGCTGGGATTACCGTGATTATTATGTGGCCGGGCATGCTGTAGACCTTAGAGAGCTCTGCCTCTACCTCGGTGGCGATGTTATGGGCCTTAACCACCGTGGTATTCCCCGGTAATGCTAGGAGGACCCTTATCGCATTGAGGCCTTGCGCCCTTATGACCTCCACCTCCCTAACATATCCACCATACCTGTTAACAATACCCTCAATAATCCTCCTCACATCATCAACCCTCAGGTTCTCAATACTAACTCCACTGGGCTCCAGGTGAATCCAAACCTTCGCAGGGACCACCCTCTTAATGGAGTCCTCAATGGCATTGAGTATTCCCTGCGCCTCCTTAAGTGTTGTATTGTCGTTGAGGGTCACGTGCATTGTCACGAGTATGGAATCGCCATTACCTATGATATTAACCTCGTGGACATTAACAACACCTAACGACTTCACCACCGAGTTTATTGCGTTATTCACCTTATCGTAGAGCGTGGGCTCCTCGTGAACCATCACCAGGGAAGGCCCAATAACCCTTTTAATGGCACTCTCCACATTGTCAGCCACTTGATGCGCCTCCGCTATGCCTAGGTGGTCGGGGACCTTTATTGTTAACTCCACGTGGGTTAACGTACCAACCCTCCTAGCCCTCACATTTGAAACACCCACCACATTGGGTACCGTTAAGGCCGCCTCCCTAACCTTACTGGTTAATTCCTCAGAGATCCTATCCATCAATTCGTCGATGGATGCCCTAAGTATCCTGGCACCAACAAGCCCAAAGTATATTATCACCGCAAAGGCAGCAATGGCGTCTATTAATGAGCCCCAATAATCAAAAACCCCAGGGTAATACCTATCCATTAATAACCCAATTATCATTAATGCAACTATGGAGGCTGATATGAAGGCATCACTTTTGAAGTGGTAAGAGTCAGCCTCGAGCGCCCTACTATTCCACTTAACGGCAGCCCTTCCCAAAGCCCTGAACCTATTGGTATCAATGATTATGGCGATGCCCAGCAACACCACAGCAACTATGTCAGGTTTGAAGGGTATCTTCATTATTAACTTCTCAGCGGCCTCATAACCCACTAACAACCCAGCCAGGATCATGAACAATGAGCCAAATAATCCACCAATACTCTCAGCCTTACCATGCCCATAAGGATGCTCCATATCGGGCGGTTTGGAACCTACGCCCACCGCCACCAGTGTTATTACCGTTATTACTATATCCAATGCTGTATGGACGGACTCTGCAAGCACAGCCGCAGACTTCGTAAGCCACCATGCAATGATGTTCATTATTGTTATTGATACCGAGGCCACCAGTGATAGGAATGCAATCCTCACCTTCTCATTGCCCCACAGGTTAAGCATTGCTAACCATGAAACCAGCACCTGGCTTATAATCCTTTTTTATTAGAAGCAATGGGCAGGAAAGGTTTAAAATCCCCACGCCAAGTCCTGCATGTGCTGCCCATTCTATACTTCATCCTAAGCGCTGTGGTTGTGTACATGTCCGTGGCCCTAATACTCTGGGCTGTGTATAGGCTTGGTGGTGATTATGCATTACTAATGGCCTCTGTGGTAAGTTACGTAACACTCCTAGTGATTAGCGAGTACGTGGCTGTTAAGTTAATGAACATAGGCTTTGCAGTAATACCCGCGGGCACGGCTACGTACTCCTCAACAGTGGCCTCGCTGGACATACTGGCCCTTAAGTACGGCAGAAGGGTTGCCAGAACCGTGGTTTGGAGCGCCGCGGCTTTGTTAATTATTGTGTTCATGGTTAATGAGCTCGTTATTTACGCACCAACCCCGCCCTTCGCCCAGTCCATGCAGTACGTGGTTGAGACCGCCTTTGGCACCAGTGCCAGGATCGCCATCGCCTCCGTAACGGCATTCCTAGTGGCCGAGACCCTGGACGTATACTTAGTCACTAAGTGGCCCTGGCTTGGTGTAATTAGACGTGTGGCTATTTCGGACCCAATATCCATGGCTGTGGATAGCCTAGTCTTCACGCCAATCGCATTCCTGGGCATATACCCATTAACCGCAGTCATGAGCATAGCCCTGGGCCAGATAATGGCTAAGGTAACCCTTGTACCGTTAACAATGGCGGCGGTTTACATAAACCGAAGGGCCCTTAAGTACGGCTACCAATACCTCACTAAGTAAAGCCACAACCCCATTAAATAATCACTAAGTTCTTCGAAGCCACACAGTGAATATAACAAGCACATGAAAAGTAGTGTTACTTTACTGCGGTGTCCCCATTTGGGGATCCTGTGAGAAATAAAAATTAAACCCAGCATGATGTAGGGGGTATTCCATGAGCGCTGTGAATAATGAGGTTCTTATTAAGGAGCTTATTAGGGAGCTCATTAATAGGTACATTGAGAATTCATACCCATGGGGCATATTAACAAGGCCCCT
This window harbors:
- a CDS encoding carbohydrate kinase family protein, with the protein product MGKKPHVLSIGHLNLDIYMKVDNIPRPDEAVDAYETYTGGGGSGANFSVAISRLGLRSRFLGSVGNDQFGDVLIDELRREGVDVRFIKRVSHDRTGTVLVLVGLDGSKRMIRYAGANLGLTPDDITSDVLEGVSHVHVALGRVEIIDMVKRLSKSLGVTMSVDGGSPLAKKGLDVISEVMSGVDVWFMNSFEARELGKSDNVVRAAHNILNRVMVKELVVTLGPRGAMLFRDGEIKYSDAFKVVPVDTTGAGDVFAASYIVARLLGLDPMDRLVFSNAAASLKVSRRGARSAPTLREVLDFLSSMGYTKLVDDIVTRLPSDVT
- a CDS encoding queuosine precursor transporter; protein product: MLPILYFILSAVVVYMSVALILWAVYRLGGDYALLMASVVSYVTLLVISEYVAVKLMNIGFAVIPAGTATYSSTVASLDILALKYGRRVARTVVWSAAALLIIVFMVNELVIYAPTPPFAQSMQYVVETAFGTSARIAIASVTAFLVAETLDVYLVTKWPWLGVIRRVAISDPISMAVDSLVFTPIAFLGIYPLTAVMSIALGQIMAKVTLVPLTMAAVYINRRALKYGYQYLTK
- the queC gene encoding 7-cyano-7-deazaguanine synthase QueC — encoded protein: MCTIGGVLIFGRLNEERARLIDEKLRRIIIKGEERGRDSFGVVLLNSNGEFRTYKFRESPTEALGKVGRLVTEDVVAAIFNNRAEPTTEYVMKKGPDDIQPMMGEYIAVAHNGTIANDRDLELKYELKRRSRIDTAILPPLLEKLWDGSLEGLRDILVNTIVGSYALAIIDRRRPGRVWLATNFKPLYVQWDYRLNAMFFASLDDYIPDTNGAIWDVMPTKRVEPYTALEVGVDGTWRTTELRQKTEGRGKGKVLVVASGGLDSTTAATYLLKEGYEVTLLHFNYGHRAETQEDRAIKRIAEFLGVPLIEVNMDFFKIVRHSPLLGDGEINRVNEGMAGAEFAHEWVPARNFVFIALATALAEAYGYDYVATGINLEEAGAYPDNEMEFIRLLNQVMPYAVGPNKHVRLLMPVGHLVKHEIVKLGLEVGAPLHLTWSCYDNGERHCGRCGPCYMRRWAFKINGVRDPVEYDLPPEVEEEFWRGTKPFVIPRRPREEP
- a CDS encoding DUF2067 family protein: MRRDAVFTFLSMDEAMLFIDMVSKRIKGKSLMIKYQKASGNIKVRVSIEGDAAELSLLYDELMRVYKDVKMAKSRGAIRAFDVSIILNRARLSAAIPLDLVVDLLQLMGRRAELRGSKLVVDMDLEDLVSLVERVSEIYKELMNTNVSSQGKRIVAIYSILRGKGVKESIDDLVRHGLLTRYGNTDFLVMTLDYQHSLTRLQSIIEGSG
- a CDS encoding nucleotidyltransferase family protein; this encodes MILTAGLGERLRPLTYLVPKPYLPLRDGLIIERILKWATEELSFDDVIVVLAYMADKVLTMLGDSLGNVRTVVSDQLLGTAGQLWYVRDYVSEDDNVVVINGDVITNTPLAKAYDYHRQHNADLTIIASHLSIPIKYGVLEYEGDGRFRDWVEKPIIKLAVVTGIYIMRGSLIRMLRRERLDMNNYIKNLNNQGFRIYVLVGDNEYIDLGTPQDYLNYVLTH
- a CDS encoding cation diffusion facilitator family transporter; translated protein: MLNLWGNEKVRIAFLSLVASVSITIMNIIAWWLTKSAAVLAESVHTALDIVITVITLVAVGVGSKPPDMEHPYGHGKAESIGGLFGSLFMILAGLLVGYEAAEKLIMKIPFKPDIVAVVLLGIAIIIDTNRFRALGRAAVKWNSRALEADSYHFKSDAFISASIVALMIIGLLMDRYYPGVFDYWGSLIDAIAAFAVIIYFGLVGARILRASIDELMDRISEELTSKVREAALTVPNVVGVSNVRARRVGTLTHVELTIKVPDHLGIAEAHQVADNVESAIKRVIGPSLVMVHEEPTLYDKVNNAINSVVKSLGVVNVHEVNIIGNGDSILVTMHVTLNDNTTLKEAQGILNAIEDSIKRVVPAKVWIHLEPSGVSIENLRVDDVRRIIEGIVNRYGGYVREVEVIRAQGLNAIRVLLALPGNTTVVKAHNIATEVEAELSKVYSMPGHIIITVIPAS